From the Gallus gallus isolate bGalGal1 chromosome 27, bGalGal1.mat.broiler.GRCg7b, whole genome shotgun sequence genome, the window ACGGCAAGCCGTAGCTTATGGTAAAAACAAAGACTTTATATTGTCCTCTGAAACCATCTTCTTTATCTTTATGCACTGCTTTATAGCACTTAGTGATGTAATCACAAGATTGGGGCATCAGAGCATTGCATTGCCCAGGGGTGCTTACACGAGAGCTGCACTGGATTGGAAGCCCTGGGGTGCTGGGTAGGTCTGAAGGAGATGTAATTAAACTCTAAAGGGACAGTGGGATGGCCTCCAACTATAACTTTCCCTGTacccagggcagctcctccCCGTGTTCCGTGTGCACAATATTAGGGCTGCACATAATGCCAGAACAAGGCAAAGAACAGGAGAAGATGTGTTTGTTGCCATGCACAACAGATACCAGCTCAGGAAGCCTcccctgtgcccactgctgcagccatcCCTGTGAGCTGCTCATACAGGGTGTTGTggtctgcactgctgcagagagTGCCCTGAGCTCCATCAGCaatgctgcccagagccttgTGGAGCAAATTCTGCATCCCAGGGCGGAGGGGCAGTGGCAGCCAACCCACGGGACTTCAGCAGATTGTGGGGCCGTGCAGTGGAGCCATGCGGGTCCCCATCTCTGGGCTTTGAGGTCACAGCCAACATCTGGATGTGCTGATTAGGGCTCATGCACTGGGGCAAGGTGGAGCACGGGGGGCTGGTGCCCAGATAAGGTGCTATCGGGCTGTGCACATTTGGGTTCTGCTGGtcatgggaagggaaaagatgaGAGGGTATTTAATTTCATGCAGCTAGTTAGGAGCAAGAGTTGCTTCAGTATGATAAATTTATGAGTTGGGATAAATGTTCATGCAGGTCACATCTGCGACTCTGGGCTAAGAAAATCCTCAGCGGTTAtctgcctggggctgcagctgctgctgaggttgCTGTCTCCTCCCGCGGCTCTGTGCTGTAGGGTGTGTGGCACACCAAGCTCAAGAAGAGGCTCCTACAGGTATGGAGTGCTGAAGCCAACAGGAAACATTCCCTCCAGCGCCATACAGGCGATGTTTCACACTCCTCTCAGGCCCTCCTGGGGGGCTGCTCAGCTCTTTCTACAGCCCTATAGGCACACAGGCACCACTACATTTGGCCCCAGTCCCTCCGTTATCCCACCCTGGGTTTTGGGCTCAGAACAGAGGAATTCTGGCACGTCTTTCTGGAATTGTTCTTTCATGAGTGATCTAATCCTGAGCAGAGAGATCGCAGTCCCCTGCTCTTTTCCCAGCAGCCAAATGCACATGGAAATGCTGAATGGCCTGATTGCAGCGGCTGCTCAAAGCACAGACCTGGCACCAATGCCAGGAGCCAAGAGAAATGTCACCCTGATAACATGCAGGAGCTGCATGTGTTTGCTGAGCACATTGGGAGGGGGCTGACTATGGATGGGAACCTCCTTTTTTCAGCCCCGGCCCAGCTGCAGTGTGATGTCCTGGGACGTGCTGGGGGGCACTTGCACCTCTCTGCAGGGTCACCTGCAGAGCCCATGGTCAGCCCATgatgctcctgcagctgcagggaagaGGAAATACCTCCGGTGCTCACTGCAGAGGTGTGGGAGAACAGCATCAAGGTAGCTTCATGCCCAGTTTCCTCTCTGCAGGGGCCTCACCTGGGATGCTCATTCCCTGCTCCTCTGGGACATTTCAAGGCATCTAATTTCATGAGGAAAACGTGATAATGGGACATGAGCCTGCTGGAAATGAGACCAAGAGCCATGCCTGGCTCTGTGTGTTGTACCCTCGCTGAAGAGCACAGGCTGTCTGCCAGCCTTGGCTGCATCCCAGTGACCTGGCAGGGCCTGGGCCTGGAGGTGTTTCACGGCTGCGCTGCTTGCTGGGCCTGGGGAACACTGGGCACAGTTCAGCACCATTGCTGGGCACGGTGCATCTGAACAGTAGGTGTTGTTTGGTGGAGCTGAGCCTTATTTTACAACACAAAAGCCTCCCGTACCAGGTACAGTGCAGCACTGCCCCTGGCAGCCCATCTGCCATCCCTGGCAGCCATTGCTGGAAagatgctgctgcctggcaccaGGGCACGTGCACCAAGCATGCATCCTGCAGCCTCCAGGGTGTGTTCTCCCAGAAGGGGGCCCTGGATACGCTTTTGAGAGTGCAAGGCTGGGTCAGAATGCAGTCACTGCTTTCCACCAGCCTGTACTGCAAGAGAGCGGTCTGCAAGCATGTGGAGATGCAGACCaattttcccttcctggaggttTCACCCAGTCCTCTTTCTAggtgagcagggctgagcagacGGGGTGGTGTGCAGGTACAGAGGTCTGCCTGCGTGCAGCGGGCTGTGCAGCCTGCCTAGGACTTCTGTGGAAACAACATTTCAACAGGTGCTTCTCCATCCATCCAGCTGTCCTGGGGGATTTGTGTGGCTGTGGGTGAGAGCAGCTGGATCCTCCATGCACCGCACTGGCACTTTAAATCTGTGCAAAGGACACGGCTGTGTTCACATTTCAGTCCTCCCTTTAATGTTTCCTGTATCGCTGAGTAGAAACAATCTGACCTTAGGGAAAAGAAATTAACGCTAGAATCgattgctttgtattttgtgtAAACAGCTTTACGGGGTAGAACAACCTCATCATTTACACTGTAGAGACAACAAGCTCTTGTCCAGGCTCTGGGTGAGCGTGAGGCCGAAGGACACGTTCACATTTTAGTATTTGCGTGACCCTCATTTCAGGAGTTCACCCAGTAGTAAACCCGAGAGCATCGGCTGCCTGGAGCGCGGGGTTTGACAGCACAGCGGTGCCCAGGACGGTGGAGAAGCGCAGAAGTGCTTGTCCCGACGCCTCTCAGTGCCCAGCGCATATCCCGGTGCCCATCCCAGCGCTCGCCCCGATGCTTGGCCCCGTGCCTACGCCAGTGCCCACCCCGGTGCCCTTCCCAGGGCCGGTGCCGCCGGAGCAGCGGGGACTGGGGGGCGGTGGCCGCGCGGAGGCGGGGCCGTGCCGGGGAGGGGCCGGTGCCGCTGGGCGTGGCCACGCCGGTGCCGGGGCCCGTGCCGGGGCTCGGGGCGCTCCTGTTTGCGGGGCGGTGGTGCGGGGTGCGAAGCTGCGGGAGCCGATGCTGACGGTCGAGCCCGCCGCCGCTGGAACCATGTCCCAGCCCGAGGCGGAGCGGGCAGGCAGCGGCTCCGTGGTGGAGCCGGGGCTCCCCGGTAGAGCACCGCACCGTAACCGCGGGAGGAGGCCCTCGGGACGAGACTCCCGCCGCGCTTCCTCGCGCTTCAACCGGCGGAGTTCggtggagctggagctgctgggctaCCCGGGGCCGAGCGCGGggtcgccgccgccgccgggcgccGCGGCTCACCGGGAGCCGGAGGAGACGGAGAGCGAGGAGTTGGAGACGCGCGCCGTGGCCACTTCTCCCGACGGCCGATTCCTCAAGTTCGACATCGAGATTGGCCGGGGCTCCTTCAAAACCGTCTATAAGGGGCTGGACACGGAGACAACAGTGGAGGTGGCGTGGTGCGAGCTGCAGGTACGAGGGCAGGGCGCACACCTGCGacacggcacggcacggcacagTTTGGGATGGCACAGCCCGGGGTAGGGGGActcaggcaggagctgctcgGCGGGGACCCCCGGTGCCCCCGCAACGCACCCAGCGCTCTCCgctgcagcagtggggccgGGAACGTGCGGGGGGTTTGGACTCCCCGTGCGCTGCCAGCTCCCCGGGGCTCGGCTGCGTGCTCCGCTCCGTGCTCATCGGCCCTCCCACCGTCGCACGTTGTTTTCCCGTTGCTGTGTCACTGCCTGAAGTACAGAGCACTCAtggagctcctgcagcccctgcccgcagcgccagccctgctctggggCAGCGGGGGAAAatctgggctgtgctgcacccCGCTACTTTTTGGGTGCTCATTATCTCACAGATCGCCCTTTGGAAGGGCAGACAGGGTAGGGAAGCCAcctcagtgctggagctggctTGGAGGTGCACTTCGATAGCTCTCGGAAGGCTCTGGAGCACGTGCTCCAGGTAGCCAGGGGCTGGGTGCGAAAGGGTTCAGGGTACAGAACGTCCTTGCTGCACGTCAGCTGCTTGTCCTTGGTTGAAGTGGTGCCTGTGGGCACCCACGTGTGGTTTTTATGATGCTTCCAGGTGCTCTCTGCTAACAGCATCTGGACCTGTGGCTTCCCATGTCTCTCAgcttccccatctcctccccactgctccccaACAGCAGGATCTGATGCTAGGCAGCTGAGGGCAGTGGTAGAGCTACTGCTCCTGTGATGCCTTCTCCCCTCCTGCACGTGCTGGGAGCAATCCTGGCTGTGGCAGTGAGGCTGCGCgagcagagcctggcagtgGGTCTCCAGATTTCTCCTTGCAGCCCCCAGGGAGGGGCTTTGGTGAAGTCCAAAGTCTCCAACAGATTCCTGCCCCggggctggctgctgcagctggaaggtCCAAGTCCTTgtttacagagaaaaacatgTCTTGCAAGTTTGTTGTCTTGTTCCTAAAGCCTTGGTGCGGCCGCATGGGATGGCTGCAGCCCAGTAATGCAAGAAGAGATCCTTTAGATAATGGTGCATGACTTTTGGAGGGGTGACTACAGCCTGTGAGAGGAGGATGTGGTTCCGGGCCTCAGTACTGTGAGACGGGGTGACTGCTTCACAGAGCCCAGAGCCACTCAGCACTCCCCTTTTGCTATGCCCTCATCTCCCTCCTAAGACCCCTGAGCTCCTGACTGTGCCCTGCAGCGCCGGAagccacagctcagcactggtgagggcAGCATCTCTGGTGAAGGTGACTTCTAGAGGAGCCGCTCATGCCCAGTGCATCCCGCCTGGCTGCCTCACGTCCCTGCTGTGGGGCCGTGCCCAGCCTGTGTGCCCCACTGTGCCACACTCACAGCCATAGCAGATCCcagagctgacagcacagcTTGGTGCTCGTGTGCTCCATGCTGGGCTGCATCCCCTTGCATGCCCAGCGTCCCTAAGCAGGGTGTCTGTGGGGGTTGgactgcagcccccagcacctgtcctgcagcaggggCTCTGCTGTGTTAACAgagctctgcttgcagctgGGCTGGCACCGTGTGCCAGCTTCATTCAGGTGCCTGGGGATGAGAGCAGCACCCTCTGGGTGGAGCAAAGATGGCTCCAAAGCAGCCCCCTCTGCTCTTTATTCAGTGTACCTCGTCCTCAAGTGCACATCCCGTGAGGGGCTGGCAGCACATAAGCAGACTTGtcaaagcttgctttttttcagcAATCATGCAAAGAATCAGACACTGTGACACAAATACAGGATTTGGAACCGCAAATAAAAATGGTTGTGGTTCTGcccttttaaaaatagctttgtcCCATGTCTTTCACAGTTCTCCTTTTATtgcctttaaaatataaatgaacaCCTAACCTCAGCCCTGAATGCTGTTCCGGTCCCAGGAGCCTCATCCGGCTGCCGTGATGCCTCCCAGTCCCAAATCCCGGCTCTTGTCCTGGCCCTGCCTCACCGCCAGGTTGCCCAGTGccttttctctgccttcctgTAGGACCCCCTGGGGACCTCTTtgtccccacagccctgtgcagtgctgtctgtCCCTTCGTCCCACAGACCCACCGTGACCTGTTTATGCTTTCCAGCTTTAAATTTGAGACTATTTCTGTTAGGTGCTGAGGGttgggggaaaggaggaagtGGGGAGGAAACCAGAGGCCCAGAGTGGGATCGAGTTGTAAATATGTTGCCTGTGCATAGTTTTTCTGTGGGGACCCCTCTGGAGTAGGGCAGGAGCAGCCGCATggggtgggtgctgctgtgctgccagaagTCTGCCCTGGATCCTGTGCTGGTgggaggctgagagctgagtgGGGATTGCttgaagggggtgggaggtTTGGGAATGGAGCGGGTGGTGCAGGcacccactgggagaagaaGGGGGTGCTCTTGGATTCCTGTCTGGCTTTGGGGGCTGCATCCTCATGGCTCTGAGTGCCCAGTGCCTGCACCGTTCCCACCGAGCACCTCTGCAGGTACCCCTCGGTGGGGTGCCCCCCTTCCCGGGTGTGACTCTGAGCTCTGCACAATGCGGTCCTTCACTGATTGATGCTGCCAGGACCCTCTGGCTGAGGCGAGCAGCACAGGAGCGCCCCGGGCACTGCTCCAGCTGCGGCATTGCCTCACACTTCGGTGGACCTCTGCACCTTCCTCCTCGCCTCCACCTGgccccagctctgcagttgGCCCTGTTGGGCGCACTAGCAGCCATCTCCTGGCCCTGGGATGGGGCTGGACTAtttctccagcactgtgctgccacccccagcatcctcctctccctcctcagaAGGTGTCTGCTAGGAAAAGACTCCGTGTCCCGGGcagacagctctgctggcagccccagctgtACATCGTGTGCTGCCCTGCACTGTGATCCCAGTCTGAGTGGCTCCAGTGGGGCTGGGACCATACTGGGCACTGCTCCCCCTGCATGGCAGGGCAGAGCCCTTGAGGTGCCTGGCTCCCTCTTTGGAATGCTGCTGGGGAAAAATCCATCACAGGCTTGAGGGAAGAGTGGGGCTCCCTTGAGCCTTGCTTCAGGCTCCCTGGGGGACATGTCTGCGTGACACCCTGGTCCCCCCTCATCAAACTCAGGGAGCCACAGTGACGGTCCTTGAGCCCTGgccacagcctgcagagctgccccttgctctgcagctccatggGGTGCAGCTGAGCCCCTGAGCTCCTTGCAGCTCTCCAGTAGGTGGtggtgggctgggggggcagGGTGTGTGCTGAGCGGCTCAGGGGCCTTggatgctgttttcctttctggctATGAAAGATCCCATTCATCCACTACAGCAAGGCTCAAGTTCTGGGCTGAGCTGGGTCCCTGAGCATGTATTAAAGAAGAGAGGGGATtatggagcagctccagcccagccGTGGGGCCAGTTATGATGCaatgaaaatattacaaaagctgcctgggctgctggaTGGTGGCTGACAGCCAAGGAGCTGTACGTGGGGTGGGCAGCACCCAGCAATGGGGACACCTCACAAACGCCATTGGCACTGCTGCCGCCTGGGCTCCTGGGGGCTCCTGGGACCCTGTGCCAACTCCTGGGCTCTGTGCTCCCCGATCCCTTTGGCTCCGTGCTGAGTAAGGGTCACTGCaccagggcagtgctggggggtgCGGGGTGTGGGGCAGGTTCTTGCTCCTCCTGCATCCCCTGTTTTGCTGTAGAGGGCTCTATAGGGTCTGcgtcctccctgcagccctgctcagtgCCTGTGTCAGCGCTCTTTGGTTTCCACTTTAATTAACTCTAGCTGGAGGAACATGGAAAAACCTGGGCTGGAGCTTCCCACGCCTGCTTTCCCCAACAAAGGCCTCATTGAGGCAGGCCGGCTTCCTGCCATGAAGGTGCCTGGTGCCTGAagctgctgtgcacagcagagggcaggagcTACTCAGGATGGGGGCGGATGGGACTGCACGAGGCAGACCAGTGGGTTGAGCAGTTGGCAGTGTGGGGCTAGCAACGCCCATTCTGGCTGTGGGCACCATATGGGAGCCCAGAGCATTGTTTGTGGGGCTGGGCAGCCGGCTCAGGCTGGGTTTCACatgggcagctcagcacaggggGATCTTCAGCCATCCCTCCCCAGCCCGACGAGGCAAGCAGCTCCGTCAGAGCCATGCATGGGGCTGAGCGCAGGGAGGGGGGTGGGATGTGACAGCCCCATGGCTCCGTGCCCCCCTTACTCTCCACCGTCCCTGCAGACACGGAAGCTGTCCAAGACGGAGCGGCAGCGCTTCAGTGAGGAGGTGGAGATGCTGAAGGGGCTGCAGCATCCCAACATTGTTCGCTTCTATGACTCCTGGAAGTCATCCATCAAAGGGCAGATCTGCATTGTGCTGGTCACTGAGCTAATGACGTCTGGCACCCTTAAGACGTGAGTGGGGGCTGCTGGATCAGAGTGTGCAGGGAAGAAGAGGCGAGGGAGGGCTCTGCTGTGGAGTGATAGCCAGCACGTGGGCTAGGGGGCCCCAGGGAGTCGCAGGGCAGTGCTCACCCCTGGCTCCCACTTGCACTGCTGGCACCGGCAGCTTGGCTCGGATTTGGCTGCGTTTtctgtgctgcctctgcagaGCTTAGCTGGGAAGGGGGCACAGAGAGCCCCTGGCTGCTGCGTGCTCTTTGCAGctcagtggtggtggtggtggtgggatcATGGTCAGGCGTGGGGAATGGGGCTGCGTAAGTGCCCGTGGGGTGCTCTGGTGCCAGCCCTGTCCCCTCGCAGCTACCTGAAGCGGTTCAAGGAGATGAAGCTGAAAGTACTGCAGCGCTGGAGCCGTCAGATCCTCAAGGGGCTGCACTTCCTGCACACTCGCTCGCCCCCCATCATCCACCGTGACCTCAAGTGTGACAACATCTTTATCACTGGCCCTACTGGCTCTGTCAAGATCGGCGACCTGGGGCTGGCCACGCTCAAGCGTGCCTCCTTCGCCAAGAGTGTGATaggtgggatgggggcacaGGGGACGTGGAGACGCACGTGGGAACAGGCACATCACTGAGCCATGCTACGTGCCCCCAGGAACCCCTGAATTCATGGCCCCGGAGATGTATGAGGAGAAGTATGACGAAGCAGTGGATGTGTATGCTTTTGGGATGTGCATGCTGGAGATGGCAACTTCAGAGTACCCCTACTCGGAGTGCCAGAACGCTGCCCAGATCTACCGCAAGGTCACCTCGGTGAGTGCCTCAGGGCTGGAGGAAGGGGCAATgtggtgggagctgctggaCCTCACTGCTCCCAAAGTACTCCACTCGGGAGGTTGTGCAAGAAGCTAAAATTAGGCTGGGAGGTGAGAGGGTGCTCAGCTGCGCGAGCTTTGCCAGGGCCAGCAGAGGGTAGGGACGCCCATGTACCTCACTCCATGCACTCATAGGGTGGAACGGAGCTGCTTGGCTGCTCTGTCCCCAGGGCATTGAGGCTGCCCCGGCTGGACCCAGCCAGCTCctgccttctgggctgcagcccGGTGCTGGATCCAGCTGCCGAGCAGGGTCTGGCCCCACAGGGCACTGTCTTAGAGTCACCAGGgcaccctgcagctgcagcccagaggcTTCCTGATGGGTGCTGTCTGCCCctgcccagggcctgaagccCAGCAGCTTCTACAAGGTGAAGGTGCCTGAGCTGAAGGAGATCATCGAGGGCTGCATTCGCATGGATAAGGACGAAAGGTGGGAGAGACTGGGAGAGGACACggtgctgcagagccctgcccTGAGTGTCTGCACCCCTGAGTGCACCCACACACGGTCCCTCTGCCCTGTCCCTTGCTGCCACCCAGCGCAATGGGCTGTGTCCCCACACTGAGCAGCTCTTTCCCCCAGATACACCATCCAGGACCTGCTGGAGCACTCCTTCTTCCAGGAGGACACGGGGGTGCATGTGGAGCTGGCCGAGGAGGACGACGGCGTCAAGTCAGGGCTCAAGCTGTGGCTGCGGATGGATGACACAAAGAAGCTGCATGGCAAGTACAAGGACAACAATGCCATCGAGTTTCTCTTTGAGCTCTACAAGGATGTGGCAGAGGAGGTGGCCCAGGAAAtggtgggtgctgcagggcgGAGGGGATGGGACGCTTTGGGGGTCCCTGCAGACTGATACAGCTCCGCTCCTGTGCAGGTGGTCCTGGGCTTTGTCTGCGAGGCTGACTACAAGCTGGTGGCAAAGGCGGTGCGGGACCGCGTGGTCGCCATCAAGCGCAAGCGGGAGAAACTGAAGCGTGCTCAGGACGTGGTGCCACAGGCTGAGCTGGGGCAGGCACCGGGTGTCCTGCAGCTGTTGGAGGACCTCAAGTCCCCACTGGCACCAGGTGTCCCTGCACCTGCCCCAGCCACCACCGGCTCCAGGGACTCTGTTTTCAGCAGCACCTTCCCACCAGAGCCTGAGGAACCCGAGGCTGACCAACACTTCGTGTACCGGCACACAAGCTACTCCTCGGCCACCTGTATGTAGGCACAGGGAAGTGGGCATGGGGATCTCCCACCCCTCCAGCCACACCTGTGCATCCCACCCCAAAGCTGTTCACTAAAGGGGAACTGAGAGCTGGGGAGAGGGGCCTCCAGGTCTGACCATGCTCACATGTGCGCTCGTTTGCAGCTGACTGTGAAACAGATGGCTACTTGAGCTCCTCTGGCTTTCTCGACTCCCCGGATGTGTCTCATCACAGTGCTTCAGTGGGGATTCCCA encodes:
- the WNK4 gene encoding serine/threonine-protein kinase WNK4 isoform X17, producing the protein MLGPVPTPVPTPVPFPGPVPPEQRGLGGGGRAEAGPCRGGAGAAGRGHAGAGARAGARGAPVCGAVVRGAKLREPMLTVEPAAAGTMSQPEAERAGSGSVVEPGLPGRAPHRNRGRRPSGRDSRRASSRFNRRSSVELELLGYPGPSAGSPPPPGAAAHREPEETESEELETRAVATSPDGRFLKFDIEIGRGSFKTVYKGLDTETTVEVAWCELQTRKLSKTERQRFSEEVEMLKGLQHPNIVRFYDSWKSSIKGQICIVLVTELMTSGTLKTYLKRFKEMKLKVLQRWSRQILKGLHFLHTRSPPIIHRDLKCDNIFITGPTGSVKIGDLGLATLKRASFAKSVIGTPEFMAPEMYEEKYDEAVDVYAFGMCMLEMATSEYPYSECQNAAQIYRKVTSGLKPSSFYKVKVPELKEIIEGCIRMDKDERYTIQDLLEHSFFQEDTGVHVELAEEDDGVKSGLKLWLRMDDTKKLHGKYKDNNAIEFLFELYKDVAEEVAQEMVVLGFVCEADYKLVAKAVRDRVVAIKRKREKLKRAQDVVPQAELGQAPGVLQLLEDLKSPLAPGVPAPAPATTGSRDSVFSSTFPPEPEEPEADQHFVYRHTSYSSATSDCETDGYLSSSGFLDSPDVSHHSASVGIPTSPPPTRPTRCFPTSIAVQLPTERLPTASGFSSPVDSYASDVASGMSDGCEGLSAGEQSTKLPAKRAVGKLQRRRGRSRLRITNISDKNDRVVECQLQTYNNKMVTFKFDLDGDNPEEIAAVMVHNEFILKSEQDGFIHRIQDIIHRVETLLRKDGQSAPELPESPEAERVTGLPQAELQLQELSHSISSSSLSDLGCTSPSTSLQSPVLPAPSSSPLENDLSSPAEPLPGSPAGSAQPWPLISSAPSWMTASSVLLQTPPGSTGMSVPPALPVPSSPIPSGPSSPMSPPVTSTPWSTTAPLLSLANVFSLAAMSVAHTLLPALSSIASSGAVPLCSTGSPLTMPSTVMPGSPEGSTSPTHRLGVASTQCAQGPAVTHQ
- the WNK4 gene encoding serine/threonine-protein kinase WNK4 isoform X18, whose protein sequence is MLGPVPTPVPTPVPFPGPVPPEQRGLGGGGRAEAGPCRGGAGAAGRGHAGAGARAGARGAPVCGAVVRGAKLREPMLTVEPAAAGTMSQPEAERAGSGSVVEPGLPGRAPHRNRGRRPSGRDSRRASSRFNRRSSVELELLGYPGPSAGSPPPPGAAAHREPEETESEELETRAVATSPDGRFLKFDIEIGRGSFKTVYKGLDTETTVEVAWCELQTRKLSKTERQRFSEEVEMLKGLQHPNIVRFYDSWKSSIKGQICIVLVTELMTSGTLKTYLKRFKEMKLKVLQRWSRQILKGLHFLHTRSPPIIHRDLKCDNIFITGPTGSVKIGDLGLATLKRASFAKSVIGTPEFMAPEMYEEKYDEAVDVYAFGMCMLEMATSEYPYSECQNAAQIYRKVTSGLKPSSFYKVKVPELKEIIEGCIRMDKDERYTIQDLLEHSFFQEDTGVHVELAEEDDGVKSGLKLWLRMDDTKKLHGKYKDNNAIEFLFELYKDVAEEVAQEMVVLGFVCEADYKLVAKAVRDRVVAIKRKREKLKRAQDVVPQAELGQAPGVLQLLEDLKSPLAPGVPAPAPATTGSRDSVFSSTFPPEPEEPEADQHFVYRHTSYSSATSDCETDGYLSSSGFLDSPDVSHHSASVGIPTSPPPTRPTRCFPTSIAVQLPTERLPTASGFSSPVDSYASDVASGMSDGCEGLSAGEQSTKLPAKRAVGKLQRRRGRSRLRITNISDKNDRVVECQLQTYNNKMVTFKFDLDGDNPEEIAAVMVHNEFILKSEQDGFIHRIQDIIHRVETLLRKDGQSAPELPESPEAERVTGLPQAELQLQELSHSISSSSLSDLGCTSPSTSLQSPVLPAPSSSPLENDLSSPAEPLPGSPAGAVPLCSTGSPLTMPSTVMPGSPEGSTSPTHRLGVASTQCAQGPAVTHQ